Proteins from one Streptococcus mitis B6 genomic window:
- a CDS encoding Mini-ribonuclease 3, which produces MIDVNLINGIALAFEGDAVYSMYIRRHLILKGMTKPNKLHQEATKYVSAKAQARLISLMLEEQVLTEKEEEIYKRGRNTNSHTKAKNADVVTYRMSTGFEAVMGYLHMTENLERLESLISWCIQKVEG; this is translated from the coding sequence GTGATTGATGTCAATCTCATTAACGGGATTGCGCTAGCCTTTGAGGGGGACGCGGTGTATTCTATGTATATTCGTCGTCACCTCATCCTCAAAGGTATGACCAAGCCCAATAAACTCCATCAAGAAGCGACCAAGTATGTCTCAGCCAAGGCTCAGGCTCGCCTGATTTCTCTCATGTTGGAGGAGCAGGTCCTAACGGAAAAAGAAGAAGAAATCTACAAACGTGGTCGCAATACCAATAGTCACACAAAGGCTAAAAATGCTGATGTGGTGACTTACCGTATGTCCACAGGTTTTGAAGCTGTGATGGGCTATCTTCATATGACTGAAAATCTGGAACGTCTTGAGAGCTTGATTTCGTGGTGCATCCAAAAAGTGGAGGGTTAG
- the cysS gene encoding cysteine--tRNA ligase, protein MIKIYDTMSRDLREFVPIEDGKVKMYVCGPTVYNYIHVGNARSTVAFDTIRRYFEYRGYEVAYISNFTDVDDKIINRAKEEGITPQEVADKYIAAFREDVTALGVKPATRHPRVVEFMADIIRFVEELIEKGFAYESQGDVYFRVEKSHNYAKLANKTLEDLELGASGRTDEETARKENPVDFALWKAAKLGEISWDSPWGPGRPGWHIECSVMSTEILGDTIDIHGGGADLEFPHHTNEIAQSEAKTGKTFANYWMHNGFVNIDNVKMSKSLGNFITVHDALKTLDGQVLRFFFATQHYRKPINFTEKAVRDAETNLKYLKNTYEQPFSGTVDAQELQAFKDKFVAAMDEDFNAANGITVVFEMAKWINSGNYDASVKQALADMLEVFGIVFVEEVLDADIEALIQKRQEARANRDFATADQIRDQLAAQGIKLLDTKDGVRWTRD, encoded by the coding sequence ATGATTAAAATCTATGACACCATGTCTCGTGATTTGCGAGAATTTGTCCCAATCGAGGACGGCAAAGTCAAGATGTATGTTTGTGGGCCAACCGTGTACAACTATATCCACGTGGGGAATGCCCGTTCGACGGTAGCTTTTGATACGATTCGTCGTTATTTTGAGTATCGTGGGTATGAGGTTGCCTATATTTCCAATTTTACAGATGTAGATGATAAAATTATCAACCGTGCCAAGGAAGAAGGTATCACGCCCCAGGAGGTTGCGGACAAGTACATTGCTGCCTTTCGTGAGGATGTGACGGCCTTAGGCGTGAAGCCTGCGACCCGCCATCCGCGTGTAGTGGAGTTTATGGCGGATATCATCCGCTTTGTGGAAGAGTTGATTGAAAAAGGTTTTGCCTATGAGAGCCAAGGGGATGTTTACTTCCGTGTTGAAAAATCCCATAACTATGCTAAATTAGCAAATAAAACATTGGAAGATTTGGAGCTAGGTGCTTCAGGTCGAACCGATGAAGAAACGGCTCGTAAGGAAAATCCTGTAGACTTTGCCCTATGGAAAGCTGCCAAATTAGGCGAGATTTCTTGGGACAGTCCTTGGGGACCTGGTCGTCCGGGCTGGCACATCGAGTGTTCAGTCATGTCAACAGAGATTTTGGGCGACACCATTGATATTCACGGTGGTGGAGCTGACCTTGAGTTTCCTCACCACACCAATGAAATTGCCCAGTCTGAAGCTAAAACAGGTAAGACCTTTGCCAACTACTGGATGCACAATGGTTTTGTCAATATCGATAATGTCAAGATGTCCAAATCCTTGGGCAACTTTATTACAGTGCATGATGCCCTCAAAACCCTCGATGGGCAAGTGCTTCGTTTCTTCTTTGCGACTCAACATTATCGCAAGCCAATCAACTTTACAGAAAAGGCAGTGCGTGATGCAGAGACTAATCTCAAGTATCTAAAGAACACTTACGAACAACCATTTTCTGGGACTGTAGATGCTCAAGAGTTACAGGCTTTTAAAGACAAGTTTGTGGCTGCAATGGATGAAGATTTTAACGCTGCAAATGGAATCACAGTTGTCTTTGAAATGGCCAAGTGGATCAATTCCGGCAACTATGATGCAAGTGTCAAGCAAGCTCTTGCGGATATGTTGGAAGTCTTTGGAATTGTCTTTGTCGAGGAAGTTTTAGATGCAGACATTGAAGCCTTGATTCAAAAACGACAAGAGGCGCGTGCCAATCGTGACTTTGCGACAGCAGACCAAATCCGTGACCAATTGGCTGCTCAAGGGATTAAGCTCCTTGATACCAAAGATGGAGTGAGGTGGACACGTGATTGA
- a CDS encoding amino acid ABC transporter ATP-binding protein, which translates to MALVEFEHVEKYYGDYHALRDINLRFEKGQVVVLLGPSGSGKSTLIRTINGLEAVDKGSLLVNGHQVAGASQKDLVPLRKEVGMVFQHFNLYPHKTVLENVTLAPIKVLGIEKKEAEKTAQKYLEFVNMWDKKDSYPAMLSGGQKQRVAIARGLAMHPELLLFDEPTSALDPETIGDVLAVMQKLAHDGMNMIIVTHEMGFAREVADRIIFMADGEVLVDTTDVDDFFDNPSEPRAQQFLSKIINHESDKVK; encoded by the coding sequence ATGGCTTTAGTAGAATTTGAACACGTCGAAAAATATTACGGGGACTACCACGCGCTCCGCGACATCAATCTCCGTTTTGAAAAAGGACAAGTCGTTGTCCTACTCGGACCATCTGGTTCTGGGAAATCCACTCTTATCCGTACCATCAATGGTTTGGAGGCTGTCGACAAGGGAAGTCTTCTAGTCAATGGCCACCAAGTTGCTGGTGCCAGCCAGAAAGATTTGGTACCTCTTCGCAAGGAAGTCGGCATGGTTTTCCAACATTTTAACCTCTATCCGCACAAAACAGTGTTAGAAAACGTAACACTTGCACCTATAAAAGTTCTAGGAATTGAAAAAAAAGAAGCTGAAAAAACAGCTCAAAAATATCTGGAATTTGTAAATATGTGGGACAAGAAAGATTCATATCCAGCCATGCTGTCTGGTGGACAAAAGCAACGGGTTGCCATTGCACGTGGACTCGCTATGCATCCGGAACTCCTCCTCTTTGATGAACCAACATCTGCCCTTGACCCTGAAACCATCGGTGATGTTCTGGCAGTTATGCAAAAATTGGCCCACGATGGTATGAATATGATTATCGTTACTCATGAAATGGGCTTTGCCCGTGAAGTTGCGGACCGCATCATCTTTATGGCTGATGGAGAAGTTTTGGTGGATACGACAGATGTTGATGACTTTTTCGACAATCCAAGCGAACCTCGTGCCCAACAATTCCTCAGCAAAATCATCAACCACGAAAGTGACAAAGTCAAATAA
- a CDS encoding helix-turn-helix domain-containing protein, producing MMSKELQDWFPEAQISDQPVEKEGYLTLPLASQQWILLEETGLSEREKQLISLLTQQEQARSLNPWYSFLIEGKGQAPQTFKKIQLAYCHLSYFQQENLASWLDMMRTLFPNCQTVLQVGAQDYIFVLQQDKYTSVRAILSDTIEAVEYDFGLRLSIMLGQVWSQTGHQALSDLIKAERDLFKTWWRQGHQGVHTFSQLYLWSMGERLVDLKPIKECLHQMILDQDQIQEIILSLWENSAVLTKTAQKLYLHRNSLQYKIDKWEELTGLQLKELTDLTLCYQLILPDIL from the coding sequence ATGATGTCAAAAGAACTACAAGACTGGTTTCCTGAAGCTCAGATTTCAGACCAACCAGTAGAGAAAGAGGGATATCTTACCCTCCCTTTAGCTTCTCAGCAGTGGATTTTGCTGGAGGAAACTGGGCTCAGTGAGCGTGAAAAGCAGTTGATTTCCCTTTTGACCCAGCAGGAGCAGGCTCGTTCGCTCAATCCTTGGTATTCTTTTCTGATTGAGGGCAAGGGACAAGCACCACAAACTTTTAAAAAGATTCAGTTGGCCTATTGTCATCTTTCCTATTTTCAGCAGGAAAATCTAGCTTCTTGGCTAGATATGATGCGGACCCTTTTTCCTAACTGTCAGACAGTGCTACAGGTGGGAGCGCAGGATTACATTTTTGTTCTCCAACAAGATAAGTACACCTCTGTACGAGCTATTTTAAGTGATACGATTGAAGCGGTTGAATATGACTTTGGACTGCGTCTCTCTATCATGTTAGGTCAGGTTTGGTCTCAGACAGGCCATCAAGCCCTATCAGACTTAATCAAAGCAGAGCGCGATTTGTTTAAGACCTGGTGGCGTCAGGGTCACCAAGGTGTTCATACTTTTTCTCAGCTCTATCTATGGAGTATGGGAGAAAGGCTCGTGGACTTGAAGCCAATCAAGGAATGTCTACACCAGATGATTTTGGATCAAGATCAGATTCAGGAAATCATCCTCTCTCTTTGGGAAAATAGTGCTGTTCTCACTAAAACAGCCCAGAAACTCTATCTGCACCGCAATTCTCTCCAATATAAGATTGATAAATGGGAAGAATTGACAGGGCTTCAGTTGAAGGAGTTGACAGATCTCACCTTGTGTTATCAATTGATTTTACCAGATATTCTCTAA
- a CDS encoding amino acid ABC transporter permease: protein MESILEVLTPDNLVFIFKGFGLTLYISLIAIVLSTLIGTVLAVMRNGKNPVLRIISSIYIEFVRNVPNLLWIFTIFLVFKMKSTPAGITAFTLFTSAALAEIIRGGLNAVDKGQYEAGMSQGFTSAQILYHIILPQAIRKMLPAIISQFVTVIKDTSLLYSVIALQELFGASQILMGRYFEPEQVFSLYILIALIYFSFNLAISSLSHMLAKRWQQAAE, encoded by the coding sequence ATGGAATCCATTTTAGAAGTTTTGACCCCAGATAACCTAGTCTTTATCTTTAAAGGATTTGGCTTGACCCTCTACATTTCTCTGATTGCCATCGTCCTCTCTACCCTTATCGGAACGGTGCTAGCCGTCATGAGAAATGGTAAAAATCCTGTCTTAAGGATCATCTCCAGCATTTACATCGAATTTGTGCGTAACGTTCCTAACCTCCTCTGGATTTTCACTATCTTTTTGGTTTTCAAGATGAAATCCACTCCAGCAGGAATCACTGCCTTCACTCTCTTTACCTCAGCAGCTCTAGCTGAGATTATTCGAGGCGGTCTCAATGCCGTAGACAAGGGACAGTACGAAGCAGGAATGTCACAAGGATTTACTTCTGCACAAATCCTCTACCACATCATTCTCCCACAAGCCATTCGCAAAATGTTGCCAGCCATCATTTCTCAGTTTGTAACCGTGATTAAGGATACCAGCCTCCTCTACTCTGTTATCGCCCTACAAGAACTCTTTGGAGCTAGCCAAATTCTCATGGGCCGTTATTTCGAACCAGAGCAGGTCTTCAGTCTTTATATCCTGATTGCCCTCATCTACTTCAGCTTTAACCTAGCAATTTCTAGCCTGTCACATATGCTAGCCAAACGTTGGCAACAAGCTGCAGAATAA
- the cysE gene encoding serine O-acetyltransferase, translated as MGWWRETIDIVKENDPAARTTLEVLLTYPGVKALAAHRLSHFLWKHGFKLLARMHSQFWRFWTQIEIHPGAQIDSGVFIDHGSGLVIGETAIVEKGVLLYHGVTLGGTGKDVGKRHPTVRKGALISAHAQVIGPVEIGENAKVGAAAVVVADVPSDVTVVGIPAKIVRVHGKKDEPVIHEVEEKREYYVNKLEQAKDVSHRSSGL; from the coding sequence ATGGGATGGTGGCGCGAAACCATTGATATCGTAAAAGAAAATGATCCAGCGGCCCGCACCACTTTGGAGGTTTTGCTGACTTATCCAGGTGTCAAGGCCTTGGCGGCCCACCGTCTTTCGCATTTTCTCTGGAAGCATGGCTTCAAACTCTTGGCTCGTATGCACAGTCAGTTTTGGCGCTTTTGGACTCAGATTGAGATTCATCCAGGTGCCCAGATTGATTCAGGTGTCTTTATCGACCATGGTTCTGGTTTGGTGATTGGGGAAACAGCGATCGTTGAAAAAGGTGTTCTTCTTTATCACGGGGTGACTCTTGGTGGGACTGGTAAGGATGTTGGCAAACGCCATCCGACCGTTCGAAAGGGAGCTCTCATATCAGCCCATGCCCAAGTTATCGGACCTGTGGAAATTGGTGAAAATGCCAAGGTCGGTGCAGCAGCAGTTGTTGTAGCAGACGTACCTAGTGATGTGACAGTTGTCGGTATTCCTGCTAAGATTGTCCGTGTACATGGTAAGAAGGATGAGCCAGTCATTCACGAAGTCGAAGAAAAACGAGAGTACTACGTCAATAAACTCGAGCAGGCTAAAGATGTAAGTCACAGATCGTCTGGTTTGTAG
- the recJ gene encoding single-stranded-DNA-specific exonuclease RecJ produces MITPTYEWQFAPQVEDADFTKIAKKAGLGSEVARLLFERGIQDQESLKKFLEPSLEDLHDPYLLHDMDKAVERIRQAIEEGENILVYGDYDADGMTSASIVKESLEQLGAECRVYLPNRFTDGYGPNASVYKYFIEQEGISLIVTVDNGVAGHEAIELAQSMGVDVIVTDHHSMPETLPDAYAIVHPEHPDANYPFKYLAGCGVAFKLACALLEEVQVELLDLVAIGTIADMVSLTDENRILVQYGLEMLGHTQRIGLQEMLDMAGIAANEVTEETVGFQIAPRLNALGRLDDPNPAIDLLTGFDDEEAHEIALMIHQKNEERKEIVQSIYEEAKTMVDPEKKVQVLAKEGWNPGVLGIVAGRLLEELGQTVIVLNIEDGRAKGSARSVEAVDIFEALDPHRDLFIAFGGHAGAAGMTLEVEKLSDLSQVLEDYVREKGADAAGKNKLNLDEELNLETLSLETVKSFERLAPFGMDNQKPVFYIKDFQVESARTMGAGNAHLKLKISKGEASFEVVAFGQGRWATEFAQTKNLELAVKLSVNQWNGQTALQLMMVDARVEGVQLFNIRGKNAVLPEGVPVLDFAGEVPNIAASEAIVVKTIPEDITQLKTIFQKQNFSAVYFKNDIDKAYYLTGYGTRDQFAKLYKTIYQFPEFDIRYKLKDLATYLNIQQILLVKMIQVFEELGFVTIKDGVMTVNKEAPKREIGESRIYQNLKQTVKDQEMMALGTVQEIYDFLMEKE; encoded by the coding sequence TTGATAACACCTACTTATGAATGGCAGTTTGCCCCGCAGGTTGAAGATGCGGATTTTACAAAGATAGCCAAGAAGGCTGGACTGGGTTCTGAGGTGGCTCGGTTATTATTTGAGAGAGGGATTCAGGACCAAGAAAGTCTGAAGAAATTTTTAGAACCTTCTTTGGAGGACTTGCATGACCCTTATCTGCTCCATGATATGGACAAGGCAGTGGAACGGATTCGTCAGGCCATTGAAGAGGGGGAAAATATTCTCGTTTATGGAGACTACGATGCGGATGGCATGACTTCGGCGTCAATTGTTAAGGAAAGTTTGGAACAACTTGGTGCCGAGTGCCGTGTTTACTTGCCCAATCGTTTTACTGATGGCTATGGTCCAAATGCTAGTGTTTATAAATACTTTATCGAGCAAGAAGGAATTTCTTTGATTGTGACGGTGGACAATGGGGTTGCTGGTCATGAGGCTATTGAATTGGCCCAGTCTATGGGAGTGGATGTCATTGTGACAGACCACCATTCCATGCCTGAAACCCTCCCTGATGCCTATGCCATTGTCCATCCTGAACATCCGGATGCGAACTATCCTTTTAAATATTTGGCTGGTTGCGGAGTGGCTTTCAAGCTGGCTTGTGCCCTGTTAGAAGAAGTACAAGTGGAATTGCTTGATTTGGTTGCTATTGGTACCATTGCTGATATGGTTAGTTTGACAGATGAGAACCGTATCTTGGTTCAATATGGTCTGGAAATGTTAGGTCATACCCAGCGTATTGGCCTACAAGAAATGCTGGACATGGCTGGGATTGCCGCCAACGAAGTAACAGAAGAAACGGTTGGTTTCCAGATTGCCCCTCGTTTGAATGCCTTGGGACGTCTAGATGATCCTAATCCCGCTATTGATTTGTTGACTGGATTTGACGACGAGGAAGCTCACGAGATTGCCCTTATGATTCATCAGAAAAACGAAGAGCGCAAGGAAATCGTCCAGTCTATCTATGAAGAAGCTAAGACCATGGTGGACCCTGAGAAGAAGGTCCAAGTCTTGGCCAAGGAAGGCTGGAATCCTGGGGTTCTAGGAATCGTGGCTGGTCGTTTGTTGGAAGAATTGGGACAGACAGTCATTGTTCTTAATATAGAAGACGGTCGTGCTAAGGGCAGTGCTCGTAGTGTGGAAGCGGTCGATATTTTTGAGGCTCTAGATCCCCATCGAGACCTCTTTATCGCCTTTGGTGGCCATGCTGGTGCGGCTGGAATGACGCTGGAAGTGGAGAAACTCTCAGATTTATCTCAGGTCTTGGAAGATTATGTTCGTGAAAAAGGTGCAGATGCTGCTGGCAAGAACAAGTTAAATCTAGATGAAGAACTGAATTTGGAGACACTTAGCTTGGAAACGGTCAAAAGTTTTGAACGTTTAGCTCCCTTTGGAATGGACAATCAGAAACCTGTCTTTTATATAAAGGATTTTCAGGTCGAAAGTGCCCGTACTATGGGGGCAGGCAATGCTCATCTCAAGTTGAAAATTTCCAAAGGTGAGGCGAGTTTTGAAGTGGTAGCCTTTGGCCAAGGCAGATGGGCGACAGAGTTTGCTCAAACCAAGAATTTAGAGCTGGCAGTCAAATTGTCTGTCAACCAATGGAATGGCCAAACTGCCCTCCAGTTGATGATGGTGGATGCGCGTGTGGAGGGTGTTCAACTCTTTAACATCCGTGGGAAGAATGCAGTCTTGCCAGAAGGAGTTCCAGTCTTGGATTTTGCTGGAGAAGTGCCAAATATAGCGGCTAGTGAAGCTATTGTCGTGAAAACCATTCCTGAAGATATTACTCAGCTGAAGACCATTTTTCAGAAACAGAATTTTTCCGCTGTCTATTTCAAAAATGATATTGATAAGGCCTACTATCTGACAGGTTATGGGACTAGAGATCAGTTTGCAAAATTGTACAAGACTATCTACCAGTTTCCAGAGTTTGATATTCGCTATAAACTGAAGGATTTGGCCACTTATCTCAATATTCAACAAATCTTACTTGTCAAGATGATTCAAGTCTTTGAAGAACTAGGCTTTGTGACCATCAAAGATGGTGTTATGACAGTCAATAAGGAAGCGCCAAAGCGAGAGATAGGAGAAAGTCGGATTTACCAAAATCTCAAACAAACCGTTAAAGACCAAGAAATGATGGCGCTGGGTACCGTGCAAGAAATTTATGACTTTTTAATGGAAAAAGAATAG
- a CDS encoding transporter substrate-binding domain-containing protein — MKKKFFLSALLISLFGLTATKPVQADTSVADIQKRGELVVGVKQDVPNFGYKNPKTGTYSGIETDLAKMVADELKVKVRYVPVTAQTRGPLLDNEQVDMDIATFTITDERKKLYNFTSPYYTDASGFLVNKSAKIKKIEDLNGKTIGVAQGSITQRLITELGKKKGLKFKFVELGSYPELITSLHAHRIDAFSVDRSILSGYTSKRTALLDDSFKPSDYGIVTKKSNTELNDYLDNLVTKWSKDGSLQKLYDRYKLKPSSHTAD, encoded by the coding sequence ATGAAAAAGAAATTCTTTTTATCCGCATTATTGATTAGCCTTTTCGGCCTTACTGCTACAAAACCAGTTCAGGCTGACACCAGTGTCGCAGACATTCAAAAGAGAGGCGAGCTGGTTGTCGGTGTGAAACAAGACGTTCCCAATTTCGGTTATAAGAATCCTAAGACTGGGACCTATTCCGGTATCGAAACTGACTTGGCCAAAATGGTAGCAGATGAGCTCAAGGTCAAGGTTCGCTATGTGCCGGTTACAGCGCAAACCCGTGGACCCCTTCTAGACAATGAACAGGTCGATATGGATATCGCAACCTTCACCATCACAGATGAACGCAAAAAACTCTACAACTTCACCAGCCCTTACTACACAGATGCCTCTGGCTTTTTGGTCAATAAATCTGCCAAAATCAAAAAGATTGAGGACCTAAACGGCAAAACCATCGGAGTTGCCCAAGGTTCCATCACCCAACGCCTGATTACTGAACTGGGTAAAAAGAAAGGCCTGAAGTTTAAATTCGTCGAACTTGGTTCCTACCCAGAATTGATTACGTCCCTACACGCTCACCGTATTGATGCTTTTTCCGTTGACCGCTCGATTCTATCTGGCTACACTAGTAAACGGACAGCACTACTAGATGATAGTTTCAAGCCATCTGACTACGGTATCGTTACCAAGAAATCAAATACCGAGCTCAACGACTATCTCGATAACTTGGTTACTAAATGGAGCAAAGATGGTAGTTTGCAGAAACTTTATGACCGTTACAAGCTCAAACCATCTAGCCATACCGCAGATTAA
- a CDS encoding ABC transporter ATP-binding protein produces the protein MVELNLKNIYKKYPNSEHYSVEDFNLDIKDKEFIVFVGPSGCGKSTTLRMIAGLEDITEGTASIDGVVVNDVAPKDRDIAMVFQNYALYPHMTVYDNMAFGLKLRKYSKEDIDKRVQEAAEILGLKEFLERKPADLSGGQRQRVAMGRAIVRDAKVFLMDEPLSNLDAKLRVSMRAEIAKIHRRIGATTIYVTHDQTEAMTLADRIVIMSATKNPAGTGTIGRVEQIGTPQEVYKNPVNKFVAGFIGSPAMNFINVKLVGSEIVSDGFRLKVPEGALKVLREKGYEGKELIFGIRPEDVNAEPAFLETFPDCVVKATISVSELLGSESHLYCQVGKDEFVAKVDARDYLQTGATVELGFDLNKAHFFDVETERTIY, from the coding sequence ATGGTAGAATTGAATCTTAAAAATATTTACAAAAAATATCCAAACAGCGAACACTACTCAGTTGAAGACTTCAACTTGGACATCAAAGACAAAGAGTTCATCGTTTTCGTAGGTCCTTCAGGATGTGGTAAATCAACAACTCTTCGTATGATTGCTGGTCTTGAAGACATCACAGAAGGTACTGCATCTATCGATGGCGTGGTTGTCAACGACGTAGCTCCAAAAGACCGTGATATCGCCATGGTATTCCAAAACTACGCTCTTTACCCACACATGACTGTTTATGATAACATGGCTTTCGGTTTGAAATTGCGTAAATATAGCAAGGAAGACATCGACAAACGTGTGCAAGAAGCAGCTGAAATCCTTGGATTGAAAGAATTCTTGGAACGTAAACCAGCTGACCTTTCAGGTGGTCAACGTCAACGTGTTGCCATGGGTCGTGCGATTGTCCGTGACGCAAAAGTATTCTTGATGGACGAGCCTTTGTCAAACTTGGATGCTAAACTTCGTGTATCAATGCGTGCTGAAATCGCTAAAATCCACCGTCGTATCGGAGCTACAACTATCTACGTAACTCACGACCAAACAGAAGCGATGACACTTGCAGACCGTATCGTTATCATGTCAGCAACTAAGAACCCTGCTGGTACAGGTACTATCGGACGTGTAGAACAAATCGGTACTCCTCAAGAAGTTTACAAAAACCCAGTTAACAAATTCGTAGCAGGATTCATCGGAAGCCCAGCTATGAACTTCATCAACGTGAAATTGGTTGGTAGCGAAATTGTTTCTGACGGTTTCCGTTTGAAAGTTCCAGAAGGTGCTTTGAAAGTTCTTCGTGAAAAAGGCTACGAAGGTAAAGAATTGATCTTCGGTATCCGTCCAGAAGACGTGAATGCAGAACCTGCTTTCCTTGAAACATTCCCAGACTGTGTTGTAAAAGCGACTATCTCTGTATCAGAATTGCTTGGTTCAGAATCTCACCTTTACTGCCAAGTTGGTAAAGATGAATTTGTTGCTAAAGTTGATGCTCGTGACTACTTGCAAACAGGTGCAACAGTTGAACTTGGATTTGACTTGAACAAAGCACACTTCTTCGATGTAGAAACTGAAAGAACAATTTACTAA
- a CDS encoding GNAT family N-acetyltransferase, with translation MIQARNKLSQEELSEAKKLINCCQNYDGTYRDPYLSNMLNFDPNMPAFFLYYEKGELVGLLTVYADDQDVEVTILVHPAHRRQGIARALFTSFERETASFPIHSVTFQTERVFLDRYPDFVSNWGLIEDEETETWLGKDRKPYPLAKVSNLEVLLADSSYQEQISQLKFQAFSEEHESREVVDRYVAEALKDPESRLYILLKNSQVIGTCTVDLSTNTNYFYGLAISESERGKGYGSYLAKSLVNQLIEQNDKEFQIAVEDSNVGAKRLYEKIGFVKQTQVVYLNEKGARDSEV, from the coding sequence ATGATTCAAGCAAGAAACAAGTTAAGCCAAGAGGAGCTATCTGAGGCGAAAAAACTAATTAACTGTTGCCAAAACTATGACGGCACCTATCGTGATCCCTATCTCTCTAACATGCTTAATTTTGACCCAAACATGCCCGCCTTTTTCCTTTATTATGAAAAAGGCGAACTTGTTGGTTTATTAACTGTCTATGCAGATGATCAAGATGTAGAAGTGACGATACTGGTTCATCCAGCCCATCGCCGTCAGGGGATTGCACGTGCATTGTTTACTAGTTTTGAGAGAGAAACAGCTTCTTTTCCGATTCATTCAGTCACTTTTCAGACAGAGCGTGTTTTTCTAGACCGCTATCCTGATTTTGTCAGCAACTGGGGACTAATCGAGGATGAAGAGACAGAAACTTGGTTAGGTAAGGATAGAAAACCTTATCCGTTAGCAAAGGTTTCTAATCTTGAAGTTTTGTTAGCAGATAGTTCGTATCAGGAGCAAATTAGTCAGTTAAAATTTCAGGCATTTTCAGAGGAACATGAATCGAGAGAAGTTGTGGATAGATATGTCGCTGAGGCTCTGAAAGATCCAGAAAGTCGCCTATATATTTTATTAAAAAATAGTCAGGTTATTGGAACTTGCACGGTAGATTTATCGACTAATACGAATTACTTCTACGGTTTAGCAATATCTGAATCTGAACGTGGGAAAGGTTATGGAAGTTATTTAGCAAAATCCCTCGTCAACCAACTCATTGAGCAAAATGATAAGGAATTTCAGATTGCAGTGGAAGATAGCAATGTAGGTGCCAAACGTTTGTATGAAAAGATTGGCTTTGTCAAACAGACCCAGGTGGTTTATCTGAATGAGAAAGGAGCAAGGGATTCCGAAGTGTAG